DNA sequence from the Marinilongibacter aquaticus genome:
CAATTTCAGCCCATTATCGATCAAAAAGTCAATAGCTCCAACCACCAGTGCAAAAATAACAGAAGCCACCAAGACCAATGTGGCCGAAGCTTGCAATTCGTTGAACTTAGGCCAAGTCACCTCTTTGGTGATTTCGTGCCAAGACTCTTTCAGGAATTTGATTAACTTATCCATTTTCAAAGATTAAGCACGGGCACAAGGATTCGAACCCTGATCAACGGTTTTGGAGACCGCTATTCTACCATTGAACTATGCCCGTGTATAAAAAAATGACTCCCTTTCAGGAGCTTTGGGGACGCAAATATAAATGAATAAATCTGAATATGAAAAACAAATCCTACGAAAACGAAACTCCTTATGCGTTCGAATAGATTCATTTACACAAATTGCCCGTTCACAGACTCTTGGCTACCCCTTTTTCAGCACCTTGAAGGTGAGAACTGTACTCACCAAGCACAGCAGCGAACCCGCAAAAAACGGAGCACCGGGGAAATATGTCACACTGTTGTGGGAATCTGTAAACCAACGAAACAAACCCAACATAAGCGGCTGCCCTATGATCGCGGCCACACTCATCACGCTCGTCAATGCCCCTTGCAACTCTCCTTGCTGATTGGCCTGAACCTGATTCGAAATCATCCCTTGAATAGCCGGACCCGCCAGCCCACTCAAAGCATAAGGCACCATCACCGCATACATGAGCCAGCCCCGATCGACAAAAGCAAACGCCATCAAACCAATCATATTCACAAACAGGCCGAAAAACAAAGCCCGCTTTTCACCCACTTTTGGAATAATCACGCGAATCAAACCACCTTGTACAATGGCTATCATCAAACCCACAAAACCCAAAGAAAGGCCTACCTGCATTTCAGACCACTGGAACTTCTCCATGGTATAAAAAGACCAAGTGGACTGCGGAGCATATCCGGCAATGTACACCAAAAACAAAGAGGCAATCAGCGTAAAAACGAAGGGATATTTTTTCAAATTAGACAAACTGCCAAAAGGGTTCGCCCGTTTGAAATCGAACTTTCTCCGGTGTTCGGGAGCCAAAGACTCTGGCAAAATAAAATAGCCGTAAAGCCAATTGACCAGCGAAAGCCCCGCCGCCGCAAAGAAAGGCACCCGAGAACCATAACTGCCCAAAATCCCGCCGATAGAAGGCCCTATAATAAAGCCCAGCCCGAAAGCCGCACCCACCAAACCGAAATTTTGCGAGCGTTTTTCGGGCGTACTTACATCCGCAATATACGCGTTGGCAGTAGTAAAACTAGCCCCACAAATACCCGAAATGGTACGTCCTACGAAAAGCCAACCTATGGTTGGTGCCATGGCCAAGAACAAATAGTCCAAACCGTAGCCAAAAAGCGAAAACAGCAACACCTTTCTTCGGCCAAACTGATCACTCAGCCCACCAATGATAGGCGAAAAAATAAATTGCATGAAAGAAAAGACAAACACCAGCCACAAAGCATACTCGCTGGCCTTACTTACCGTACCGCCCGTAAGTTCTTGAATCAGAACAGGGATAATCGGAATTATAATGCCAATGCCGATCACATCGATCAAAACTGTTATGAAAATAAACAGCGTGGCAGCCTTTCTTTCTTTCATTCGAATAAATTGACAATCCTATATTCACAAAAAAAGCACTCCGATTGGAGTGCTTTTCTCTATATCAATACATTAAGTATTACTCAATGATTTCAGTTACCTGACCAGCACCTACTGTACGGCCACCTTCGCGGATCGCGAAACGAAGACCTTTGTCCATCGCGATAGCGTTGATCAAAGTTACTTCGATAGTCACGTTATCACCAGGCATAACCATCTCCACGTTTGCAGGAAGCATGATTTCACCAGTTACGTCAGTGGTTCTGAAGTAGAACTGAGGACGGTATTTGTTAAAGAATGGAGTATGACGACCACCTTCTTCTTTAGACAATACGTAAACCTCTGCTTTGAATTTAGTGTGAGGCTTCACAGAACCTGGCTTACAGATTACCATACCACGACGGATATCGCTTTTCTCAATACCACGAAGAAGAAGACCTACGTTATCACCAGCTTCACCTCTATCAAGGATCTTACGGAACATTTCCACACCAGTTACAGTAGACTTAAGGCCTTCTGCACCCATACCCAAGATATCTACAGGATCACCAGAGTTGATCACACCCGTTTCGATACGACCAGTAGCTACAGTACCACGACCAGTGATCGAGAATACGTCTTCAACTGGCATCAAGAAAGGCTTATCAGTTGCTCTTTCAGGAAGAGGGATGTAGCTATCTACAGCATCCATCAATTCTTCAACTGTTTTCACCCATTTTTCTTCTCCGTTAAGAGCTCCCAAAGCAGAACCTTGAATTACAGGGATGTTGTCACCGTCGAATTTGTAGAACGAAAGCAATTCACGGATTTCCATCTCTACAAGCTCAAGAAGCTCAGGATCGTCCACCATATCCACTTTGTTCATGAAAACTACAAGCTGAGGTACACCTACCTGACGAGCCAAAAGGATGTGCTCACGAGTTTGAGGCATAGGACCATCAGTAGCAGCTACTACCAATATGGCACCGTCCATCTGAGCCGCACCAGTAACCATGTTTTTCACATAATCCGCGTGACCAGGACAGTCAACGTGAGCATAGTGACGGCTAGCTGTTTGATACTCCACGTGCGACGTATTGATAGTGATACCACGCTCTTTCTCCTCAGGAGCATTGTCAATTGTAGCGAAATCTCTCAATTGAGCCAATCCTTTGTTTGCAAGAACGGTAGTAATTGCAGCAGTCAATGTTGTTTTACCGTGGTCAACGTGACCGATAGTACCAATGTTTACGTGGGGTTTACTACGGTCAAAATTCTCTTTTGCCATATCTTATTAATATTAATTTTTAAAATTCACAATATATAAACTCAAAAAACTACACCAAACGGTGTAGGGATTTGCCTTATTCATCTTTCAGCGTAGAGCCTTCGAGCAGGATTGAACTGCCGACCTCTTCCTTACCAAGGAAGTGCTCTACCACTGAGCTACGAAGGCTTTATTGAGCGGGCGACGAGGTTCGAACCCGCGACCTACAGCTTGGAAGGCTGTCGCTCTACCAACTGAGCTACGCCCGCATTCAATGAGTGGGGGCGGATGGATTCGAACCACCGTAGGCATAAGCCAGCAGATTTACAGTCTGCCCCATTTGGCCACTCTGGTACACCCCCAAAACTCAGTATTCTTATTCAAAGAACTTCCCCCTGAAAAAGGAGTTGCAAAAGTATACCGTTTTTTTCTATTCGCAAAATTTACCCCTAAAAAAACTGAGAGTTTTCTTAAAAAAATCGACTTGCCACAAGAGCGACATTTTGCACACTACAGGCGTAGGCCAAAACTGAAAGCTTGCAAGTCTTTGGCGTACTGCTGATTGGCCTTAAATACAGTACTGAGGTCGTGCCTGAAAAAGACTGTCAGGCCATTCTTCTTGCCCAACTCTACTGTCAGGCCATAGGGCACATCTGTCATACCAAAATCATCACGCTCTTTTATTTTACCCCCTTTGGTACTTTTTACTTTGACTCTTCCACCGATACGATACCCTACATATCCGCCCAAACCCAGCTTAAACTTTTCTTCTTTGAAACCAAAATAAAGCAGAACCGGGAAATTCAAATAGGGCATGACCAATTTCGACTTCTTCGTCCCATAGCCGGCATCATTGAACATGACTTGCCCCTTGTCTCCCATTTCCGCACGATAATCGTTTTTGAACATGAAATTGTGCCACGCGATTTCGGGGCCCAAACTCAAGCACATTTCAAAGTTTTCCTGACTGGTGAAAAGTAAATTTTTTCGGAACGACAAAGCTATGTACCGCGAGGGCCATAGCCTCAATCCATAATTGCTCCCGTTGCTTGCCGGATTGGCGTGTGCAAAATTGTTGAGCCCCAAATAGAGGCCAAAATCTCCTTTGGGAAAAAATCGCCCATTTTTTGTCCTTCGAATATGGATGTTCCATGAGTCCGGTCCATCCTGATGTTCAGGTTCCTTTTCTTCTGCCGCCCCAGGCTCTTCCGACCTTTCAATTTGCACCGAAGTTCGCGGTTCTTTCTCACCAACGGGCTTTTTCGTGACAATCTGAATTTTCTGACCCGATTGGGTGATGTACACCAGCGTATCCTTTCTGCCCTCTTGATCGCTCAACAACAACAAAGCCCGTTCACGCTCGGTGGTGTCGACCCCCAACTCACGCAAAACGGTATTCAAATCGAGCGAAATCGGCAACTGCACTTCTTTCTCTCCCGTAGTAATGACGGTAATTCTCTTGTTGACATCTTTGTCCGAGAATTCGACAATAGTAGTATCGTGTGGAAATTCGACGGCCAAAACCTTAAAATAAGACAGAAAGACCACCGCCAAAAATAGAGCTCTTTTCATGCTATTGTTTTGATAATTTATCCTTTATCCATTGAATACGTTGACGCATCTGGCGTGCTTCGTGTTGAATCAAGCCCTCATCGCTACGGGCCACAGCCTCACCCTGATCTTCCGCCTCTGGCAATTCCCCATGTTTCACCTGCTTGAAACCCACAAACATTTTCGACAAGAACGAAGCATCCTTCTCCTTTTTATCTTCGCCCAAGCCCTCGGCTTCTGCCAAAGTCATTGGCGAGTCTACATCCACTTGAGGGATCAAAATCTCTTCGTTGGTATCAAAGTCTGAAGACACAATAATTATCGTTTCACCTGCCGCTTCCCTGAAAAGCCCTTCGCCCGCCATACCGGTCTGTGCTTCGGCTTCTTGTTTCAATTTCGATTTGGGCTGCGACTCTTGCAAAGCCAAAGTCAACTGGTCGGGAATGCGTTCGTCCATTTCCACCACGCCCGTGGCCGGAACTTTTAATGCAGGAGCTTCCTTCCCTTCTGCCCGCACGATTGGGCTTTTCTTCGGCTGTTTACTCTGCTCTTTCGAGGCCAAAGATTTTCTTTCCTTATTCAGGGCCAAGGCTTGCGGCTCTTCCTGTCTTTCGGGCAAGCTCTCCTGCCCTTCTTTCAACACCTCTGCCGCCTTCGTTTTTAATTCCGGTGCCTTTTCCGCAATCTCGGCAGACGATTGGGCCTTCAGGCCATCATCAGGCCAATTGAACCAAGCGATACCCGCCAAAAAGGCCACAGATGCAG
Encoded proteins:
- the secE gene encoding preprotein translocase subunit SecE produces the protein MDKLIKFLKESWHEITKEVTWPKFNELQASATLVLVASVIFALVVGAIDFLIDNGLKLLYQSF
- a CDS encoding TCR/Tet family MFS transporter encodes the protein MKERKAATLFIFITVLIDVIGIGIIIPIIPVLIQELTGGTVSKASEYALWLVFVFSFMQFIFSPIIGGLSDQFGRRKVLLFSLFGYGLDYLFLAMAPTIGWLFVGRTISGICGASFTTANAYIADVSTPEKRSQNFGLVGAAFGLGFIIGPSIGGILGSYGSRVPFFAAAGLSLVNWLYGYFILPESLAPEHRRKFDFKRANPFGSLSNLKKYPFVFTLIASLFLVYIAGYAPQSTWSFYTMEKFQWSEMQVGLSLGFVGLMIAIVQGGLIRVIIPKVGEKRALFFGLFVNMIGLMAFAFVDRGWLMYAVMVPYALSGLAGPAIQGMISNQVQANQQGELQGALTSVMSVAAIIGQPLMLGLFRWFTDSHNSVTYFPGAPFFAGSLLCLVSTVLTFKVLKKG
- the tuf gene encoding elongation factor Tu encodes the protein MAKENFDRSKPHVNIGTIGHVDHGKTTLTAAITTVLANKGLAQLRDFATIDNAPEEKERGITINTSHVEYQTASRHYAHVDCPGHADYVKNMVTGAAQMDGAILVVAATDGPMPQTREHILLARQVGVPQLVVFMNKVDMVDDPELLELVEMEIRELLSFYKFDGDNIPVIQGSALGALNGEEKWVKTVEELMDAVDSYIPLPERATDKPFLMPVEDVFSITGRGTVATGRIETGVINSGDPVDILGMGAEGLKSTVTGVEMFRKILDRGEAGDNVGLLLRGIEKSDIRRGMVICKPGSVKPHTKFKAEVYVLSKEEGGRHTPFFNKYRPQFYFRTTDVTGEIMLPANVEMVMPGDNVTIEVTLINAIAMDKGLRFAIREGGRTVGAGQVTEIIE